In Phragmitibacter flavus, one DNA window encodes the following:
- a CDS encoding DNA polymerase III subunit delta' C-terminal domain-containing protein — MAFKADKALALLARAQERGRLGHAYLITGPKEANLEGFAVRVLNLISKVHHADLDLWDQHGAKVIRPESKSRRIRVEAIREQVEPFLFLTTSGQEHRFCIFVDAERMNEQAQNAFLRTLEEPPPRTLFLLLSEQPQQFLETILSRVIRIPLMPESSVRKLSEAEEKLVELLSDMANRGADSLAGAMTLRSEFEEILEEVHTRLTKHFEAEFDEEKKFYKQTTDVDSAWVKDREKGMEAAIESSYRQEREALMELLLAWIGDVLRHQVGVGRLDLPEHAEATRALAARWDGATLSRRLKELRKLQSHLQTNVNETLALDAAFMAAFA; from the coding sequence ATGGCATTTAAGGCGGATAAAGCATTGGCGTTGCTGGCGCGTGCGCAGGAGCGCGGGCGGCTGGGGCATGCTTATTTGATCACGGGTCCGAAGGAGGCGAACCTTGAGGGATTTGCAGTGCGGGTGTTGAATTTGATTTCGAAGGTGCATCATGCGGATCTGGATTTGTGGGATCAGCATGGGGCGAAGGTGATCCGTCCGGAGAGCAAGTCGCGCAGGATTCGGGTGGAGGCGATCCGGGAACAGGTGGAACCGTTTTTGTTTCTGACGACGTCGGGTCAGGAGCACCGATTTTGTATCTTTGTGGATGCGGAGCGCATGAATGAGCAGGCGCAGAATGCGTTTTTGCGGACGCTGGAGGAGCCGCCGCCGCGGACGTTGTTTTTGTTGTTGTCGGAGCAGCCACAGCAATTTTTGGAGACGATTTTGTCGCGGGTGATTCGGATTCCGTTAATGCCGGAGTCGAGTGTGCGGAAGCTCTCAGAGGCGGAGGAGAAGCTGGTGGAGTTGCTGAGTGATATGGCGAATCGTGGCGCGGATTCACTGGCGGGGGCGATGACATTGCGGAGCGAGTTTGAGGAGATTCTGGAGGAGGTGCACACCCGCTTGACGAAGCATTTTGAGGCGGAGTTTGATGAGGAGAAGAAGTTCTACAAGCAGACGACGGATGTGGACAGTGCGTGGGTGAAGGATCGGGAAAAGGGGATGGAGGCGGCGATTGAGTCGAGCTACCGTCAGGAGCGCGAGGCGTTGATGGAGCTGCTTTTGGCGTGGATTGGGGATGTGCTGCGTCACCAAGTGGGGGTGGGTCGGCTGGATTTGCCGGAGCATGCAGAGGCGACGCGGGCGCTGGCGGCGCGTTGGGATGGGGCGACGTTGTCGCGCAGGTTGAAGGAGTTGAGGAAGCTGCAATCGCATTTGCAGACGAACGTGAATGAGACGCTGGCTTTGGATGCGGCGTTTATGGCGGCGTTTGCGTAA
- a CDS encoding transglycosylase domain-containing protein, protein MSDEFVPPAPSSNVRPKRRARRIFLQLVLLALLLMMAGAASMLVFYGRIAAKYDLSKLGEMRERSVVYDVKGREIGKLHGENRVVVPLAQVSPNFTKALLAREDSRFYEHSGVDYIGVARAIYRDVKARAFVQGASTITMQLARNSFEDMSAKTAHRKLVEAMLADRIERAKSKDEIMELYVNRIFFGTGMYGIERASRAYFAKPASALSVGEGAMLAGIIRSPNRFSPFRNWKGALKERDTVLARMVERKYLTAAEAAAAKQEDMVPAAQPVLRTQDNYMMEAVRRDLDQVLGEQDIEDGGLEIYTTLDLDLQKAATDGLETHLKSIEAEGGFKHASKATFDAQWNGEEPSSTPYLQGALLAIDNHTGGILAVVGGRDFTQSRFDRAMQSTRAIGSTIKPFVYSAGFLHGLLPGTLVEDAPMRPGELRDSDTNWSPGNADGKFMGWQTVATGLVRSRNAMSVRVGNHAGLDGVIDVLRQAGLGEPQVRTPQIYIGNMGSNLRALTSAMSIYPNHGVRRRPFLIKRINDSAGEAVYSTPVLETEVLPPGVAKVTRTIMERIMDEGTGAAARSQYGFKARAGGKTGTTNDYNDAWFVGYTGEVTCGVWVGFDSPKTIMAGGYGARLSLPVWCEVMNKALELNYKPQVAEAEPVEAQVNLCRISGRLATAGCQAHGHAYTDELPYEMVPQGFCDLHGGAVPVAERPRSEREGVLGRIFRWFR, encoded by the coding sequence ATGTCTGACGAATTTGTGCCACCCGCCCCCTCCTCCAACGTGCGTCCGAAAAGACGGGCGCGACGCATTTTTCTGCAACTGGTGCTGCTGGCGCTGTTGTTGATGATGGCCGGAGCGGCGTCGATGCTGGTGTTTTATGGTCGGATCGCGGCGAAGTATGATCTGTCGAAATTGGGCGAGATGCGCGAGAGGTCGGTGGTCTACGACGTGAAAGGCAGGGAAATCGGGAAGCTGCATGGGGAGAACCGGGTGGTGGTGCCGCTGGCGCAGGTGTCGCCGAATTTTACCAAGGCTTTGCTGGCGCGGGAGGATTCGCGATTCTATGAGCACAGTGGGGTGGATTACATCGGGGTGGCGCGGGCGATTTACCGCGATGTCAAGGCACGGGCATTTGTGCAGGGGGCGAGCACGATCACCATGCAGCTGGCGAGGAACAGTTTTGAGGACATGAGCGCGAAGACGGCGCATCGCAAGCTCGTGGAGGCGATGCTCGCCGACCGCATCGAGCGGGCGAAATCGAAGGACGAGATCATGGAGTTGTATGTAAACCGGATCTTCTTCGGCACGGGGATGTATGGGATCGAACGGGCGAGTCGCGCTTATTTTGCGAAACCGGCGAGTGCCTTGTCGGTGGGTGAGGGGGCCATGCTGGCGGGGATCATTCGCAGTCCCAACCGCTTTTCGCCATTCAGAAACTGGAAGGGTGCATTGAAGGAACGGGACACCGTGTTGGCAAGGATGGTGGAGCGAAAATACCTGACGGCGGCCGAAGCGGCTGCTGCGAAGCAGGAGGACATGGTGCCGGCGGCCCAGCCGGTTTTGCGCACGCAGGACAACTACATGATGGAGGCCGTGCGCCGGGACTTGGATCAGGTGTTGGGAGAGCAGGACATTGAAGATGGTGGGTTGGAGATCTACACGACTTTGGATCTCGATCTTCAGAAGGCGGCAACCGATGGATTGGAGACGCATTTGAAATCGATTGAAGCCGAGGGCGGGTTCAAGCACGCCAGCAAAGCGACATTTGATGCTCAATGGAACGGCGAGGAGCCTTCAAGCACACCGTATCTGCAGGGGGCCTTGCTGGCGATTGACAACCACACGGGCGGGATTCTGGCGGTGGTGGGGGGCAGAGACTTTACGCAGAGCCGCTTCGATCGTGCGATGCAAAGCACGCGTGCGATTGGATCGACCATCAAACCCTTTGTGTATTCTGCCGGATTTCTGCATGGCTTGCTTCCGGGGACGCTCGTGGAGGATGCACCCATGCGTCCGGGTGAGTTGCGGGATTCAGACACGAACTGGAGTCCGGGCAACGCCGATGGCAAATTCATGGGCTGGCAGACGGTCGCGACAGGATTGGTGCGCAGTCGCAATGCGATGTCGGTGCGGGTGGGGAACCATGCAGGATTGGATGGCGTCATTGATGTGTTGAGACAGGCCGGATTAGGTGAGCCACAAGTAAGGACGCCGCAGATCTACATTGGTAACATGGGATCGAACTTGCGGGCGTTGACGAGTGCGATGTCGATCTATCCAAATCATGGCGTGAGACGTCGTCCCTTTTTGATCAAGCGCATCAATGACAGTGCCGGAGAAGCCGTTTACTCAACGCCAGTGTTGGAGACCGAAGTGTTGCCGCCCGGCGTGGCCAAAGTAACTCGAACCATCATGGAACGCATCATGGATGAAGGAACCGGTGCCGCAGCGAGATCGCAGTATGGATTCAAAGCCCGCGCAGGTGGGAAGACGGGCACCACCAATGACTACAACGATGCTTGGTTTGTAGGTTATACCGGTGAAGTGACTTGTGGCGTATGGGTCGGCTTCGATTCACCGAAAACCATCATGGCAGGAGGTTATGGAGCGCGGTTATCCTTGCCCGTCTGGTGCGAGGTGATGAACAAGGCATTGGAGTTGAACTACAAACCCCAAGTGGCCGAAGCCGAGCCGGTGGAAGCCCAAGTGAACCTATGCCGGATTAGTGGAAGACTCGCGACCGCCGGATGCCAAGCCCATGGTCATGCTTACACCGATGAGTTGCCCTATGAAATGGTGCCCCAAGGATTCTGCGATTTGCATGGCGGGGCCGTTCCTGTGGCCGAACGACCAAGAAGCGAACGCGAAGGAGTGTTGGGGCGGATTTTTCGTTGGTTTCGGTAG
- a CDS encoding protein-disulfide reductase DsbD domain-containing protein, with amino-acid sequence MRLHLLLSFLLLTSLTHAATLEIELISNTTTIRAKEPFEVGLRLRHPPSYHTYWKHPGVVGVPTQMEWDLPKGWKADPIQWPAPKRVFMFQVRAQGYHDEVILPIKITPGPDLSPGTSVTLKGKAAWMCCGSECNPGSKDLSIDLPISVEVPRPNNTWAKAFAKAKADIAQPLQTWLPSASIKGKDIIVLLTLPPKDKLLKKHADNIFEIIFFTEDGLINPDKEQRIEKLKDGSIAIHLTQSEFFEGKLPPNIAGIVQTPQQWTPNGPTSASINVPLKTRY; translated from the coding sequence ATGAGACTCCACCTTCTCCTCTCGTTCCTGCTGCTCACCTCGCTAACCCACGCCGCGACCCTGGAGATCGAGCTCATCAGCAACACCACCACCATTCGCGCCAAAGAACCTTTCGAAGTTGGCCTGCGTCTGCGTCATCCACCCTCCTATCACACCTATTGGAAGCACCCCGGCGTCGTCGGCGTGCCCACTCAAATGGAATGGGACCTCCCCAAAGGCTGGAAAGCCGATCCCATCCAATGGCCCGCCCCCAAACGCGTTTTCATGTTCCAAGTTCGTGCCCAAGGTTATCACGACGAAGTCATTCTTCCGATCAAAATCACCCCCGGCCCTGACCTCAGCCCCGGCACCTCCGTCACCCTCAAAGGCAAAGCCGCCTGGATGTGCTGCGGAAGCGAATGCAACCCCGGCAGCAAGGACCTCAGCATCGACCTTCCCATCAGCGTCGAAGTCCCCCGCCCCAACAACACCTGGGCCAAAGCCTTCGCCAAGGCCAAAGCCGACATCGCCCAACCCCTCCAAACCTGGTTGCCCAGCGCCAGCATCAAAGGCAAGGACATCATCGTCCTGCTCACCCTTCCGCCCAAAGACAAGCTCCTCAAAAAACACGCCGACAACATTTTTGAAATCATCTTCTTCACCGAAGACGGCCTCATCAATCCCGACAAGGAACAACGCATCGAAAAACTCAAGGACGGCAGCATTGCCATTCATCTCACCCAGTCCGAATTCTTCGAAGGTAAACTTCCCCCCAACATCGCCGGCATCGTGCAAACTCCGCAGCAATGGACCCCCAACGGCCCCACCTCCGCCAGCATCAATGTGCCGCTGAAGACCCGCTACTGA
- a CDS encoding class I SAM-dependent RNA methyltransferase → MSESPTPSAPKKFNPVPFAYHEELTLDIEKLTNLAQGIARVNGWVVMVPFALPGERVLARIYRNHKNYSDADLIRVINPSPDRIDPRCPLFGTCGGCQYQNLHYDTQLTWKQQQVAELLKHMGGIEHPVEPVIPSPTQFNYRSKITPHFQQPRNGQIAEIGFLANASRHRIIDVPHCDIAMTQINEKLPVIRADVRANPQRYKRAATLLMRASQEHVLTESGHIAVEIVNGIRFEFKAGDFFQNNPYILPAFVDHVGREAAASGATHLLDTYCGSGLFALTCAKHFQSVTGIEISESAAARAAHNAQINQITHATFQAGSAEHIFKDITHPASDTAVIVDPPRAGCGDAFLDQLFAFGPRSVVYVSCNPATQMRDLTKFLQSGYTLEKVQPFDLFPQTRHLECVMTLVKTSTPTTATR, encoded by the coding sequence ATGTCCGAATCACCCACACCCAGCGCTCCCAAAAAATTCAACCCCGTCCCTTTCGCCTATCACGAGGAGCTTACCCTTGACATCGAAAAACTCACCAACCTCGCCCAGGGCATCGCCCGCGTGAACGGCTGGGTCGTCATGGTCCCCTTCGCCCTTCCCGGCGAACGCGTCCTCGCCCGCATCTACCGCAATCACAAAAACTACTCCGACGCCGACCTCATCCGCGTCATCAACCCCTCTCCTGACCGCATCGATCCCCGCTGCCCCCTCTTCGGCACCTGCGGCGGCTGCCAATACCAAAACCTCCACTACGATACCCAGCTCACCTGGAAACAACAGCAGGTCGCCGAACTCCTCAAACACATGGGCGGCATCGAACACCCCGTCGAACCTGTCATCCCCTCCCCCACCCAGTTCAACTACCGCTCCAAAATCACCCCCCACTTCCAGCAACCCCGCAACGGCCAGATCGCCGAAATCGGTTTCCTCGCCAACGCCAGCCGCCACCGCATCATCGATGTCCCCCACTGCGACATCGCCATGACCCAGATCAACGAAAAACTTCCGGTCATCCGCGCCGATGTCCGTGCCAACCCCCAACGCTACAAACGCGCCGCCACCCTCCTCATGCGCGCCAGTCAGGAACACGTCCTCACCGAATCCGGCCACATCGCCGTCGAAATCGTCAACGGCATCCGCTTCGAATTCAAAGCCGGCGACTTCTTCCAAAACAACCCCTACATCCTCCCCGCCTTCGTCGATCACGTCGGACGCGAAGCCGCCGCCAGCGGTGCCACCCATCTCCTTGACACCTACTGCGGCTCCGGCCTCTTCGCCCTCACCTGCGCCAAACATTTCCAATCCGTCACCGGCATTGAAATCTCCGAAAGCGCCGCCGCCCGTGCCGCCCACAACGCCCAGATCAACCAAATCACCCACGCCACCTTCCAGGCCGGCAGCGCCGAACACATTTTTAAAGACATCACCCACCCTGCCAGCGACACTGCCGTCATCGTCGATCCCCCCCGCGCCGGCTGCGGCGACGCCTTCCTCGACCAGCTCTTCGCCTTCGGACCGCGCAGCGTCGTCTACGTCTCCTGCAACCCCGCCACCCAGATGCGCGACCTCACCAAATTCCTGCAATCCGGCTACACCCTCGAAAAAGTCCAGCCGTTCGACCTCTTCCCTCAAACCCGCCACCTCGAATGCGTCATGACTCTGGTGAAAACTTCCACTCCGACCACCGCAACCAGATGA
- the nadC gene encoding carboxylating nicotinate-nucleotide diphosphorylase, producing the protein MSSAAPLPESVIALVRAALEEDIGMGDLTCQYFVPEDATTKARIFAKESGVAAGVDVAAAVFELLDETLSVHIEKHDGIPFEPGDTILQIAGRTTSILTGERTALNFLQRLCAIATKTRDYVEAVKNTPTKILDTRKTTPGWRWLEKHAVTCGGGTNHRMGLYDMVMVKDNHLLAEDQQDDLQAAIDQVKENHPSVRIELEADTIEQVGRFLTLRGVDVILLDNMTDIEMRHAVTLNRGRVQLEASGGITIERLPVIASTGVDFISVGALTHAIKSLDLSLELLEN; encoded by the coding sequence ATGTCTTCCGCCGCCCCGCTTCCCGAGTCCGTCATTGCCCTGGTTCGCGCTGCATTGGAGGAAGACATAGGAATGGGAGATCTCACGTGTCAGTATTTTGTGCCGGAAGATGCCACCACCAAGGCCCGCATCTTTGCCAAGGAATCGGGCGTCGCCGCCGGAGTGGATGTCGCCGCTGCGGTGTTCGAGTTGCTCGATGAAACCCTGTCAGTCCACATCGAAAAACACGACGGCATCCCCTTCGAACCGGGCGACACCATCCTGCAAATCGCCGGTCGCACCACCAGCATCCTCACCGGCGAGCGCACCGCCCTTAACTTCCTCCAACGCCTCTGCGCCATCGCCACCAAAACCCGCGACTACGTCGAAGCCGTCAAAAACACCCCCACCAAAATCCTCGACACCCGCAAAACCACCCCTGGCTGGCGCTGGCTTGAAAAACACGCCGTCACCTGCGGCGGCGGCACCAATCACCGCATGGGTTTGTATGACATGGTGATGGTCAAAGACAACCATCTGCTCGCCGAAGACCAGCAGGACGACCTGCAAGCCGCCATCGACCAGGTCAAAGAAAATCATCCCAGCGTCCGCATCGAACTCGAAGCCGACACCATTGAACAAGTCGGACGCTTCCTCACCCTGCGCGGCGTTGATGTCATCCTGCTCGATAACATGACTGACATCGAAATGCGCCACGCCGTCACCCTCAACCGTGGTCGTGTCCAGCTCGAAGCCAGCGGCGGCATCACCATTGAACGTCTCCCCGTCATTGCCTCGACCGGCGTCGATTTCATCTCCGTCGGTGCTCTCACCCACGCCATCAAGTCCCTCGACCTGTCCCTCGAGTTGCTCGAAAACTGA
- a CDS encoding sensor histidine kinase produces MSWTTVIWSMVAASCLTMALPHLVIGLRQRGAGSMVNLFFALAGFSVAWMAAAELSIMRATTMEESSRAIRLGHVPVVFLVTAIVGFVHLYFGTARLWLGVVAAVLRLLCLIPNFFLQPNLAFSEITGLRQFEFLGEMVSMPMGKPSPWLVLPYLSSLLMLVFVVDASLRLWRKGTLEGRRRAVVVGGGMVFFVIMAQGASVLINAGVINFPFFISIPFMAIVAAMGFELSFDVIRSASLARAVRESEERMGLAAESAGLAMWDWNLADDSIWMTAEGRQLLGFEKDERISFESFAERVHPEDRVLRDLAIRQAVKRGGSYRVEYRLWMADGTLKWLVARGRCALDERGAVTRLLGVSMDVTKQKKAEDAARHQQAELTHLSRVALMGEMAASLAHELNQPLTGIVNNAAAGRRFIANERASFQKMDELFTAVAADGMRAGEIIRGIRSMVRKGEEERLSVSMGQIIHSTIGLAAADVVARHCVLHREVDEVLPTVDADAVQIQQVLLNLIINACEAMQETPLEDRRVVISTHVEKEGLMVRVRDHGPGLPVENPTQIFERFFSTKRDGMGMGLAIARGIVNAHGGELTCFNAPGGGACFQFNLPVSEEVLS; encoded by the coding sequence GTGAGTTGGACTACAGTCATTTGGTCGATGGTGGCGGCGTCGTGTCTCACGATGGCGTTGCCGCATCTGGTGATCGGTCTTCGACAGCGGGGGGCGGGATCGATGGTGAATCTGTTTTTCGCGCTGGCGGGTTTTTCGGTGGCGTGGATGGCGGCGGCGGAGTTGTCCATCATGAGGGCAACGACCATGGAGGAGTCGTCGCGGGCAATTCGGTTGGGGCATGTGCCGGTGGTGTTTTTGGTGACGGCGATTGTGGGGTTTGTTCATCTCTACTTTGGAACGGCGCGATTGTGGTTGGGGGTGGTGGCTGCGGTGCTTCGACTGCTTTGTTTGATTCCCAATTTCTTTCTGCAACCCAATCTGGCATTTAGTGAAATCACCGGCCTGCGACAATTTGAGTTTCTTGGCGAGATGGTGTCGATGCCGATGGGGAAGCCCAGTCCGTGGCTGGTGCTTCCTTATTTGAGTTCACTGTTGATGCTGGTTTTTGTGGTGGATGCCTCTTTGAGGTTGTGGAGAAAGGGGACTTTAGAGGGACGGCGGCGCGCGGTGGTGGTCGGTGGCGGCATGGTGTTTTTCGTCATCATGGCCCAGGGGGCTTCCGTTCTGATCAATGCGGGGGTGATCAACTTCCCTTTTTTTATCAGTATCCCGTTCATGGCGATCGTTGCGGCGATGGGATTTGAATTGAGCTTTGATGTGATCCGATCAGCATCGCTGGCGCGGGCGGTGCGGGAAAGTGAGGAGCGAATGGGTCTCGCGGCGGAAAGTGCCGGATTGGCGATGTGGGATTGGAATCTGGCCGATGATTCGATCTGGATGACGGCGGAGGGGCGGCAGTTGCTGGGATTTGAAAAGGATGAGCGCATCAGCTTTGAGAGCTTCGCGGAGCGGGTGCATCCTGAGGATCGGGTGTTGCGCGATCTGGCAATCCGCCAGGCGGTGAAACGTGGAGGATCTTATCGGGTGGAATATCGTCTGTGGATGGCGGATGGGACGTTGAAATGGCTGGTGGCCCGGGGGCGGTGTGCACTGGATGAAAGGGGGGCGGTCACGCGGCTTTTGGGGGTGTCGATGGATGTGACGAAACAAAAGAAGGCGGAGGATGCGGCGCGTCATCAACAGGCAGAGTTGACCCACCTGAGTCGGGTCGCTCTGATGGGGGAGATGGCGGCATCGCTGGCGCATGAGCTCAACCAGCCACTTACTGGCATCGTCAACAACGCGGCGGCGGGTCGGCGTTTCATTGCGAATGAGCGCGCGAGTTTTCAGAAAATGGATGAGCTTTTCACGGCGGTGGCGGCGGATGGAATGCGGGCGGGAGAAATCATCCGAGGGATTCGCAGCATGGTTCGCAAGGGTGAGGAAGAGCGTTTGTCGGTGTCGATGGGGCAGATCATCCACAGCACGATTGGATTGGCGGCGGCGGATGTGGTGGCGCGGCATTGCGTGCTTCATCGGGAGGTGGATGAAGTGCTGCCGACGGTGGATGCGGACGCGGTGCAGATCCAGCAGGTCTTGCTAAATCTGATCATCAATGCGTGCGAAGCGATGCAGGAAACCCCTCTCGAGGATCGGCGTGTCGTCATTTCTACGCATGTGGAGAAGGAGGGGTTGATGGTGAGGGTGCGGGACCATGGGCCGGGATTGCCGGTGGAGAATCCAACGCAGATTTTCGAGCGATTTTTTTCGACCAAGCGGGATGGCATGGGCATGGGACTGGCAATTGCGCGCGGCATTGTAAATGCGCACGGAGGCGAGCTAACTTGTTTTAACGCGCCGGGAGGGGGTGCGTGTTTTCAATTCAATCTGCCGGTGAGTGAGGAGGTTTTGTCATGA
- the asnS gene encoding asparagine--tRNA ligase — protein MQLPSEPQKNLTVQGWVRTRRDSKTCTFIELNDGSSLRGLQIVADNSLACAPLYPQILTGASLRVTGDLVPSPGANQALELLATDIEILGPADSTYPLQKKGHTTEFLRTIAHLRPRTNLLGSVFRVRSRMAYAIHQFFQERGFFYIHTPIITSSDCEGAGEMFRVTTLPTGTPSKPEDDFFAKPTYLTVSGQLQGEAFACALGNIYTFGPTFRAENSNTARHAAEFWMIEPEMAFCNLEGDMNTAEENLKYLLTALFKTCPEELEFFNKFIDKTLVARLQHTLDKPFQRVTYTDAVDILLKSGKSFEYPVSWGQNLQSEHERFLAEEHFQSPVTVYNYPKTIKPFYMRQNDDGKTVAAMDVLVPGIGEIIGGSQREERLDLLEAAMAHHDLDPENYRWYTDLRRYGSVPHAGYGLGFERFLMFATGVSNIRDVIPFARTPGHAEY, from the coding sequence ATGCAGCTGCCTTCCGAACCTCAAAAAAATCTCACCGTCCAAGGTTGGGTGCGCACCCGACGCGACTCCAAAACCTGCACCTTCATCGAGCTCAATGACGGCAGCTCTCTTCGTGGTTTGCAAATCGTCGCCGACAACTCCCTCGCCTGCGCTCCTCTTTACCCGCAAATCCTTACCGGTGCCTCCCTGCGCGTTACCGGCGACCTCGTCCCTTCTCCCGGTGCCAACCAGGCCCTCGAACTGCTCGCCACCGACATCGAAATTCTCGGCCCCGCCGACTCCACCTACCCGCTGCAAAAGAAAGGTCACACCACCGAGTTTCTGCGCACCATCGCCCACCTGCGACCACGCACCAACCTGCTCGGTTCCGTCTTTCGCGTGCGTTCCCGAATGGCCTACGCCATCCACCAATTTTTCCAGGAGCGCGGTTTCTTCTACATCCACACGCCCATCATCACCTCCTCCGACTGCGAAGGTGCCGGTGAAATGTTCCGCGTCACCACCCTCCCTACCGGCACCCCCTCCAAACCCGAAGACGACTTCTTCGCCAAACCCACCTACCTTACCGTCAGCGGCCAGCTCCAGGGCGAAGCCTTCGCCTGCGCCCTCGGCAACATCTACACCTTCGGCCCCACCTTCCGCGCCGAAAACTCCAACACCGCCCGCCACGCCGCCGAATTTTGGATGATCGAACCCGAGATGGCCTTCTGCAATCTCGAAGGCGACATGAACACCGCCGAGGAAAACCTCAAATACCTCCTCACCGCCCTCTTCAAAACCTGTCCCGAAGAACTCGAATTTTTTAACAAATTCATCGACAAGACGCTTGTCGCCCGACTGCAGCACACCCTCGACAAACCCTTCCAACGCGTCACCTATACCGACGCTGTCGACATCCTGCTAAAATCCGGCAAATCCTTCGAATACCCGGTCTCCTGGGGCCAAAACCTGCAAAGCGAACACGAGCGTTTCCTCGCCGAGGAACATTTCCAATCGCCCGTCACCGTCTACAACTACCCCAAAACCATCAAACCGTTTTATATGCGCCAGAACGATGATGGCAAAACCGTTGCCGCCATGGATGTGCTCGTTCCCGGCATCGGCGAAATCATCGGTGGCAGCCAGCGCGAAGAGCGACTCGACCTCCTCGAAGCCGCCATGGCCCATCACGACCTGGACCCCGAGAACTACCGCTGGTATACCGACCTCCGCCGCTACGGCAGCGTCCCCCACGCCGGTTACGGCCTCGGCTTCGAACGTTTTCTCATGTTCGCCACCGGTGTCTCCAACATCCGAGATGTCATCCCTTTTGCCAGAACCCCCGGTCATGCGGAGTATTAA
- the hisI gene encoding phosphoribosyl-AMP cyclohydrolase — MSASASIDTIQFATRDSKDSIENGLAFAPKFDENGLIPAIALDHATNEPLMVAYMNETSLKMTLALGEAVYWSRSRSEIWHKGKTSGEYQVVKEIRTDCDQDAIILKVVQLGGGCCHTKNPTCFYRKVDMATIASEETAPVALLKL, encoded by the coding sequence ATGTCCGCCTCCGCCTCCATCGACACCATCCAGTTCGCCACCCGCGACTCCAAAGACTCCATCGAAAACGGTCTCGCTTTCGCCCCGAAGTTTGACGAAAACGGCCTCATCCCCGCCATCGCCCTCGACCACGCCACCAACGAGCCCCTCATGGTCGCTTACATGAACGAAACCTCCCTCAAGATGACCCTCGCCCTCGGCGAAGCCGTCTACTGGAGCCGCTCCCGCAGCGAAATCTGGCACAAAGGCAAAACCTCCGGCGAATACCAAGTCGTCAAAGAAATCCGCACCGACTGCGACCAGGACGCCATCATCCTCAAAGTCGTCCAGCTGGGCGGTGGCTGCTGCCACACCAAAAACCCCACCTGCTTCTATCGCAAAGTCGACATGGCCACGATAGCATCCGAAGAAACCGCCCCGGTCGCCCTGCTCAAATTGTAA
- a CDS encoding MauE/DoxX family redox-associated membrane protein — protein sequence MEMSWDAGWKRWVYRAVALGFGGVFVYSGVLKALDPGRFLISVRSFQMLPDPYAAWMALGLPWLEILAGLAVVTGVMRRGGLLVLNAALVGFAVALGVAWSRGLDVECGCFGGGGETAIVDALLRDAVLLVAGVWLWIFVRRK from the coding sequence ATGGAAATGTCTTGGGATGCGGGCTGGAAACGCTGGGTTTACCGGGCGGTGGCGCTGGGTTTTGGAGGGGTGTTTGTTTACTCCGGGGTCTTGAAGGCGCTGGATCCGGGGCGGTTTCTGATCAGTGTGCGCTCGTTTCAGATGCTGCCTGATCCGTATGCGGCGTGGATGGCGCTGGGGTTGCCGTGGCTGGAGATTTTAGCCGGGCTGGCGGTGGTGACGGGGGTGATGAGACGCGGTGGTTTGCTGGTGTTGAACGCGGCGTTGGTGGGATTTGCGGTCGCGCTGGGCGTGGCGTGGTCGCGCGGGTTGGACGTGGAGTGCGGATGTTTTGGCGGGGGTGGCGAGACGGCGATTGTGGATGCGCTGCTGCGCGATGCGGTGTTGCTGGTGGCTGGGGTTTGGCTGTGGATTTTTGTGAGGAGGAAGTGA